CGCCGCCTTCAGCGTCTGCGCGCAGGCGGTGCGCCGCCTGGGCTCGGCGGTGCTCTACCTGGCCTGGCTGGCCGCTGGGCGCTTCGACGGCTACTGGGAGCTGCGCCTGGGCCCGTGGGACGTCGCCGCCGGCAGCCTCCTGGTGGAGGAGGCGGGTGGGCAGGTGACCGATCTTCGCGGGGGGCCGCTGGACCTGGACGCCCCCGCGGTGGTGGCCAGCAACGGACGCATCCACGGGGCCATGCTGGACGTGCTCAAGACGGCCCGGCACGTCGGCCCTTGACGTCGGCACGCGCCGCGGCGACAGTGCGCGGCAGACACCCGGCGGCGCCGCCGGGATGGAGGGACAGGATGACGCGTGTGATCTGCATGATCGGGGTAGCGGTCCTCATGCTCGTGGCCAGTGCGGCTCAGGCCGTGGCCCAGAGCCCCCACCTGGAGGGAGCTCGCAAGGAAGGCAAGGTCGTCTGGTACACCTCGCTGGCCCTGGGCAGCGCCGAGAAGGTGGCCAGAATGTTCGAGACGGCCTACCCGGACATCAAGGTGGAAGTGCATCGAACCGGCTCTCAGCGGGTGCTGCAGCGCCTCATGCAGGAGCTGCAGGCCAACATCAAGAACGCCGACGTCGTGCATACCTCCGACGCCGGACACTTCGTCCTGCTCAAGGACAAGAAGCTGCTCATGAAGTACACCCCGGCGGGGGCCGACCGGTTGCTGGCAGGATTCAAGGACAAGGACGGCTATCACTACGGCCTCCGGGCCACCGTCTCCGTCATCGCCTACAACCCGAAGATCGTGCCGGCGGCCGAGGCGCCCAAGACCTGGAAGGACCTGCTCGATCCCAAGTGGCGAGGGAAGCTGGTCACCGCCCATCCCGGGTACAGCGGCGTCATCGCCACCCACGTCCTCGCCCTGGTGAACCTCCACGGCTGGGACTACTTCAAGCAGCTGGCCGCCAACAAGCCGATGATCGTGCAGTCGGCCGTCGATCCGCCGGGCGTGGTGGCGTCGGGCGAGCGGCCGGTGGCCGCCAACACCGCCGATTACAACGCCTACGCCACGAAGAAGAAGGGCAATCCCATCGAGATCGTGATGCCCCGGGAAGGCGTGCCCCTCATCGTCTCCCCGACGGCCATCACGGCCTTCGCCCCGCATCCCAATGCGGCCAAGCTCTTCACCGATTTCACCTTCAGCCGGGAAGTCCAGCAGACCCTGGCCGACAGCGAGGGGCTCTACACCGGGCACCCCGAGGTGAAGTATCCGGCCGACAGGCCCAAGCTCTCCGAGCTCAAGCTGCTGCAGGTCGATCCCTCCGAGCTGGAGCAGCGCAACGAGGAGATCAAGAAGCGCTTCGTCGAGTTCTTCGGTGCCTGACACCCTGGCCCGGCGAGCCTGGCCGGCCATGGCCATGGAGCGCTCCGTCGCCGTGTGGATCCTGGCGGCGGTCACGCTCATCGTGCTCATGGCCCTGCCCCTGGGCTGGCTCGGCTGGGTGAGCGTCAGCAGCGAGGGCGGTCCCACCCTGGCGCACTACGGGGCGGTCTTCCGCGACGCCCAGCTCCAGAAGGCGCTCTGGAACACCGTGGTGATGGCGTTCTGGGTGGGACTGGCCTCGCTCGCCGTGGGGGCGCCCCTGGCCTGGTTGACGGCGCGGACCGACCTGCCCGGCAAGGGGCTGATGCGCGGGCTGATCATGGCCTCGTTCGTCACGCCTCCGTTCCTGGGCGCCTTCGCCTGGGTGATGCTGGCCGGGCCCAACGCCGGCCTGCTCAACAAGATCTATCGCAGCGTCACCGGCAGCGCGGACCCGCTCTTCAACATCTTCACCATGCCGGGACTGGTCTTCGTGGTCACGATCTACACGTTCCCGTACGTCTACATCATGATCGTCAACACGCTCGGTCTCATCGCGTCCGACCTCGAGGAGGCGGCCTCGGTCCTGGGCGCCGGGCGACTGCTGGTGGCCGCGACCGTTACCTTGCCGCTGGTCGCCCCGGCCATTCTGAGCGGGTTCATCCTGGCCGTGCTGCAGGCCCTGGCCCTGTTCGGGTCGCCGGCGATGCTGGCGCTCCCGGCCGGCTTCCACACCATCACCACGCAGATCTGGGCGTTCTTCCACTACCCGCCCAAGGTCGAGATGGCCGCGGCCTTCTCGATTCCCCTGCTCCTGGCCACCGCGCTGTTGCTCCAGCTCCAGAAGCGCCTCCTGGGCCGGCGGGGCTACGCCTCCGTCGGCGGCAAGGGAGGCCAGCGGCGCAACATCCCGCTCGGCGTCTGGCGCTATCCCGCGCTCGTGGGCGGCCTGGCCGTGCTGGCCTGCGCGATCTTCCTGCCGTACGGCATCCTGGCCAAGGCGGCCTTCACTCGAGCGTGGGCCCAGCCGCTGACCTGGGACAATTTGACGGCGGGGAACCTCGCCTTCACCTTCTTCGAGTACAGCGCCACCAGGTCGGCCATCCTGAACACGCTGCAGCTGGGGGTGCTGACCGCCACCGTGGGGGCCGGCCTGGCCGCGCTCCTGGCCTATGTGGCCAACCGGCGCCTGATCCTCGGCCATCAGGTGCTGGCCTTCCTGGCCCTGGCCCCCATCGTCATCCCCGGGGTGGTGCTCGCCGTGGGCCTGTTCATCGCCTACACCCGTCCCCCGTTTCTGCTCTACGGTACGCTGTGGATCCTGTTCGTCGCCTACGTGACCAAGGAGATGCCGGTCGGGTACTCGCAGGCCGATGCCACGTTCAAGGGTGTGCATGCCGAGCTGGAGGACGCCGGCCGCATCCTGGGGGCCGGACGTCTGCGCGTGCTCCGCGAGATCACCGCCCCGCTGGCCAGAAGCGGCATCATCGCCACGTGGTGCTTCATCTTCATCGGTGTGATCCGCGAGCTGTCGGCCTCCATCATCCTGTTCACGCCGGGCACCAGGGTGATGTCGGTCGTGATCTTCGATCTCAAGGAGGAAGGGCAGTTCGGCGCCATCGCCGTTCTGGGACTCTTCATGCTGGTGATGACGTTCGGCACCGTCATCCTCATGCAGCGGGTCCTGGGCCGCGATTTCATGGGGGTTCGGCAGTGAGGCGTCGGCCGGCGGAGACGAGATGCCTGGCATCCTCCTGAAGGACCTGACCAAGCGCTACGGCGAGGATGTCGCCGCCGTGCGCGGGCTCTCCCTCGAGGTGAAGCCGCGCGAGCTGGTCGCGCTGCTCGGCCCTTCCGGCTGTGGCAAGACCACCACGCTGCGTCTGGTCGCGGGCTTCCTCCAGCCCGATGCGGGGGAGATCTGGGTGGGCGAGCAGTGTCTGTCCTCACCGGCCAGCGTCGTTCCCCCCGAGCGCCGTCGAATGGCCATGATCTTCCAGAGCTACGCCCTCTGGCCTCACATGACCGTGGCCCAGAACGTGGCCTACGGGCTGCGCTTCAGGGGCGCGCTCTCCCGCGACGAGCGCCAGCGGCGAGTCCGCGAGATGCTCCACATCGTGCAGCTCGGGGGCTTCGAATCACGCTACCCGGGCGAGCTGTCGGGAGGCCAGCAACAGCGGGTGGCCGTGGCCCGGGCGCTGGTGATCGAGCCCGAGATCCTCCTCCTCGACGAACCCCTGAGCAACCTGGACGCCAACCTCCGGGAAGAGATGCGTTTCGAGATCCGGCGCCTGCACGAGCACTTCGGCATCACGACCCTCTACGTCACCCACGACCAGGCCGAGGCGATGGTGATCTCGGACCGAATCGCGGTCCTCGAGCGAGGCCGGGTCGTCCAGGTCGGCACCGCCCGCGAGCTCTTCGAGCAGCCCCGCTCGCGGTTCGTGGCGGCATTCGTGGGCCGGACCAACCTCATCCAAGCGACGGCGGCGGGACCGGACACCATCGCCCAGGGCGGGTTCCGCCTGCGAGTGGCCGCCGCGGACCTCAAGCCGGGAACGTCGGTGGCCGTGTCCCTTCGCCCCCACGCCATCACGTTGCGACCCGTCGCTTCGGGCAGTGAGGGCGGGACCAACCTCCTTCGAGGTCGCATCGAGCGAGCGACCTACCTCGGCGACGCCGTGGACTACGAAGTGACGATCGAAGCAAGCGACGTCCGCTTGCGTGTCACGACCCTGCCCGGACTCGGTTTCCGCCCCGGTGAGGCGGTGCTGCTCGAGGTCCCGGCGACGGCGTGCGTGCCGCTCGCCGACGCCGGCGACTGAGGTGCGATGCCAGGCGATCTGCTGGAGGACCTCGTTCGGCCCGAGGCGTATCCCCCGCCGCGACCTGCCCGGGTGAGCGTGATCGCGACGCACATCTCGTGGGTCTTCATCACCGACCGCGAGGTGTGGAAGCTCAAGCGACCGGTAGACTATGGCTTCGTCGACTACACCACGGTCGAGCGACGGCGACACTTCTGCGAGGAGGAGATCCGCCTGAACCGTCGCCTGGCCCCCGACGTCTATATCGGCGTAGAGCCCGTCCGCCGGGACGACGGACGCTACTCCTTCGTCGGGCCGGGCCGCGTCGTGGATCACGCCGTGCGGATGCGCCGCGTGTCCGACGAGGCGAGCGCCGAGGCGCTGCTGCGGCGCGGGGCCCTCACCCACGAGCGACTGGCGCGCCTGGCCAGCCGGCTGGCCGCCTTCTACGCCGGCGCCGCCACCGCACCGGCATTCGGGTCGCTCGACATCATCCGGGCCAACGTCGAGGAGAACTTCGCCCAGGTCCAGCCGTTCGTCGGCCGCTTCCTGACCGCCGAGACTCTGCAGGTCGTCCGGGCCTGGCAACTGGAACGTCTCGAGCAGCACGCCGCCGACTTCGAGGCCAGGCGGGCGAGAGGGCATATCCGCGAAGGCCACGGCGACCTCCGGCTCGAGCACGTCTACTTCGAGGCGGCCGACCCCATCGTCATCGACGCCATCGAGTTCAACGACCGCTTCCGCAATGCCGACGTCGCCGCCGATGTGGCGTTTCTGGCGATGGAGCTCGACGCACGCGCTCGCCCCGACCTGGCCGCGAGCTTCCTCGCGGCCTTCGCGACGGAGTCCGACGACCACGATCTCTATGCCGTCGTCGACCTGTACCTGTCCTATCGGGCCTGGGTCCGGGCCAAGGTCGCCTGCTTTCTCGCCGCCGACGCCTCGACCGACCCCGACAAGGCGCGACGGAAGTCCCAGGAGGCGCAGCGACTGTTCGGGCTGGCCCGGGCTTATGCCGAAGCGCCGACGACGAGCCCGCCCCTGATCGCGGTCGGCGGCCTGATCGGGGCGGGCAAGAGCACGCTGGCCGACGCTCTCGGCCGCGCGCTCGGCGTGCCCGTGATCGCCTCGGACCGGACGCGGAAGGCCCTGGCCGGCGTGCCGGCGACGCAGCCGGCGCCGGCCGCGGCGTACGCGCCGGCGTTCACGGCCCGGACGTTCGCCGAGCTGTTTCGCCGCGCCGACGTCGTGCTGGGCTCCCGCCGCGGTGTCATCCTCGACGCCACGTTTCGCGAGCGCGACCTGCGCCTTCGCGCCCGGCAACTGGCCCGGCGCCACCAGCGTCCGTTTCGTTTCGTGGAGGCCATCTGTGACGACTCGACGCTGCGCCACCGTCTGCGCGCCCGCGCCGCGGCCGTCACCGTGTCCGACGCGACCGAAGACCTTCTCGATCGGATCCGGCGCGAGTTCGAGCCGATCACGGAGCTGCCCGACGACGAGCACGTGGCCGTGCTCACCACGCAGCCGGTGGCTACTCAGGTCCAGGCCGTGCAGGCGAGCCTGGCGCGCTGAGCGCGGCTGTCGTGTCTCACTCGGGGCCGTGGACGGACTGGCGGGCGACCACCGGCTCGCTTTCGATGTCGGCGCCCGACAGCTCGCGGTAGGCCCCCGTGTAGCCCAGCGGGCCGGCCGGCGGCCCCCATCGAGACGCCCGGGCCCGCCCGGAGGACGGGTGACCCGGCGGGCGGGAGGCCGCGTCGGCGGCTGTCGCCTCGGCATTCAGCTGGTGGAGCAGGACAAGCAGGTCCAGGCGGTGGCGCGCAGCGTATTGCTCGATCGTCAGCTCCCGGTACTGAGGCGAGGGCTGCCCAGGCTGCACCTCGAACAAGGGGCCGTGCTGGATGAAGATCGCCCCGGTCGCCGGATAGCGGGCGAGCACGTCGCTCACTTTCGATCCCGGGCCGATGGGCGGTGCCGTCATCGGCGGCTCGAGCGTGCAGCCTGGGGGCTTGTCCATCCTCGCTGGCCCATGCGTGGTTTCTCACGACCTCGTACTAC
This portion of the Candidatus Methylomirabilota bacterium genome encodes:
- a CDS encoding extracellular solute-binding protein, whose translation is MTRVICMIGVAVLMLVASAAQAVAQSPHLEGARKEGKVVWYTSLALGSAEKVARMFETAYPDIKVEVHRTGSQRVLQRLMQELQANIKNADVVHTSDAGHFVLLKDKKLLMKYTPAGADRLLAGFKDKDGYHYGLRATVSVIAYNPKIVPAAEAPKTWKDLLDPKWRGKLVTAHPGYSGVIATHVLALVNLHGWDYFKQLAANKPMIVQSAVDPPGVVASGERPVAANTADYNAYATKKKGNPIEIVMPREGVPLIVSPTAITAFAPHPNAAKLFTDFTFSREVQQTLADSEGLYTGHPEVKYPADRPKLSELKLLQVDPSELEQRNEEIKKRFVEFFGA
- a CDS encoding iron ABC transporter permease → MPDTLARRAWPAMAMERSVAVWILAAVTLIVLMALPLGWLGWVSVSSEGGPTLAHYGAVFRDAQLQKALWNTVVMAFWVGLASLAVGAPLAWLTARTDLPGKGLMRGLIMASFVTPPFLGAFAWVMLAGPNAGLLNKIYRSVTGSADPLFNIFTMPGLVFVVTIYTFPYVYIMIVNTLGLIASDLEEAASVLGAGRLLVAATVTLPLVAPAILSGFILAVLQALALFGSPAMLALPAGFHTITTQIWAFFHYPPKVEMAAAFSIPLLLATALLLQLQKRLLGRRGYASVGGKGGQRRNIPLGVWRYPALVGGLAVLACAIFLPYGILAKAAFTRAWAQPLTWDNLTAGNLAFTFFEYSATRSAILNTLQLGVLTATVGAGLAALLAYVANRRLILGHQVLAFLALAPIVIPGVVLAVGLFIAYTRPPFLLYGTLWILFVAYVTKEMPVGYSQADATFKGVHAELEDAGRILGAGRLRVLREITAPLARSGIIATWCFIFIGVIRELSASIILFTPGTRVMSVVIFDLKEEGQFGAIAVLGLFMLVMTFGTVILMQRVLGRDFMGVRQ
- a CDS encoding ABC transporter ATP-binding protein; its protein translation is MPGILLKDLTKRYGEDVAAVRGLSLEVKPRELVALLGPSGCGKTTTLRLVAGFLQPDAGEIWVGEQCLSSPASVVPPERRRMAMIFQSYALWPHMTVAQNVAYGLRFRGALSRDERQRRVREMLHIVQLGGFESRYPGELSGGQQQRVAVARALVIEPEILLLDEPLSNLDANLREEMRFEIRRLHEHFGITTLYVTHDQAEAMVISDRIAVLERGRVVQVGTARELFEQPRSRFVAAFVGRTNLIQATAAGPDTIAQGGFRLRVAAADLKPGTSVAVSLRPHAITLRPVASGSEGGTNLLRGRIERATYLGDAVDYEVTIEASDVRLRVTTLPGLGFRPGEAVLLEVPATACVPLADAGD
- a CDS encoding AAA family ATPase, which codes for MPGDLLEDLVRPEAYPPPRPARVSVIATHISWVFITDREVWKLKRPVDYGFVDYTTVERRRHFCEEEIRLNRRLAPDVYIGVEPVRRDDGRYSFVGPGRVVDHAVRMRRVSDEASAEALLRRGALTHERLARLASRLAAFYAGAATAPAFGSLDIIRANVEENFAQVQPFVGRFLTAETLQVVRAWQLERLEQHAADFEARRARGHIREGHGDLRLEHVYFEAADPIVIDAIEFNDRFRNADVAADVAFLAMELDARARPDLAASFLAAFATESDDHDLYAVVDLYLSYRAWVRAKVACFLAADASTDPDKARRKSQEAQRLFGLARAYAEAPTTSPPLIAVGGLIGAGKSTLADALGRALGVPVIASDRTRKALAGVPATQPAPAAAYAPAFTARTFAELFRRADVVLGSRRGVILDATFRERDLRLRARQLARRHQRPFRFVEAICDDSTLRHRLRARAAAVTVSDATEDLLDRIRREFEPITELPDDEHVAVLTTQPVATQVQAVQASLAR